Sequence from the Methanocalculus alkaliphilus genome:
ATCACTTCCTTGACCGCATTTCTGAGGTCGTAGGAGAGCATCGACTCCTGTTTCATGCGAGCGATCCGGATGATCGCTTCGAGCGGCAGATTACCAACCGGCTGGGTGTTGGGGCTTGATGACCCCTTCTCGGAACCAACTTCTTTCAGAATCAGTGCTGTCGTCGGCGGGATACCCACCGAGATGGTGAAGTTCTTCTTATCGTCGACCTCCACCGTAACAGGCACAGTCATTCCGTTGAATTCCTTCGTCTTCAAGTTGATCTCGTCGACGACGGCCTTCACGTTGATGCCGAGAGGACCCAGCGCAGGGCCCAGTGGCGGGCCTGCGGTCGCTCTACCGCCGGGTACCAGTACCTCGACAGTTTCTGCCATAGTATCACCATGCCGACAGCCCATACAAGGGCTCTCAGCTGTGGTCTGTATATGTCAACGGCAGATAAGATAAAGATGATGGGATATCATCGGCTGAGATGAGAAGAGAGAGGAGAAGAGGAACTCCCCGGCGCAGAGAATTAGTCTTCACCCTTCCGCTCGATGACCCTGACATGGTCTCCGCGGACGGTGATCGGGATTGGAACGATACTCTCATACAGTTCGACGGTAATCTCCTCTTTGCCGATATCAATCCGTTTGACAACCGCTTTTTCACCCTTAAACGGTCCGGCGATGAGTTCGACGATAGTACCCTCTTCGATACCTGATACAACCGGTTTTGGTACGAGATAATGCTGAACCTCTTCAAGGCTCGTCTCGCCAGGAACGACAGAACGGGCACTTGGAATACTCTCCACCAGCTCCTGTATCCTGCTATGCTTCTCGGGAGACTCGACGATGACGTAGCCTTTCAGTTCTTCGGGGACGATGACCGCACTGACTTTGATATCAAGAAGCCTCCGCTCAATGGTGCGAAATATCGAGTCCGCAACCGCACGCTCCTGTTTGGAGGTCGTCTTGATGGCGTAGTAATGATTATCTGCCTCGGTCATGGTGATCAGGAGGGGAGGATGAGCATGAATTCATAGAGGATAAATCCGATCAGCCCGATGATCAGAATACCAATTCCTGCAACGAGGGCGATCTTTGAAAACTCTTCCTTGGTCGGGGTCCGTGCCAGTTTCAGGACACGGATATACTTACGAAATAACTCCTCATTCAGGTTAAGACCTTTGAGGCTCGGTTTCTTGAATTCAGGCATATCCATGGTACATCACTTGAGAAAATCGATATCATACTGTTTGTGGAGGCGCGATGAGCCTGCGGCATAATCGGCCTTTCCATATATCTGCGGGGACTGGACACCGGTGACGATGAGCATCGTCCTCATCCGGTTCTGCATCGCCGGGTCTATCTGGGCACCCCAGATGATCCTGGCATTTGGATCAATCCTCTCGTAAATCTCCTGAACCACACCTTCTGCCTCGGACATCGTCATATCCGGTCCACCCACGACATTGACGAGTGCGGCCGTGGCTCCGGATATATCAACATCGAGGAGGGGAGAGCGGAGGGCCTTCTTGACCGAGTCGATCGCCTTATCTTCAGAATCGGATTCGCCCATCCCGATCATCGCAATGCCACCCTGCTCCATGACCGAGCGGACATCTGCAAAGTCGAGATTGACAAGTCCGGGGAGGGTGATCAGCTCGGTGATCCCCTTCACAGCCTTCATCAGGACTTCATCTGCAACCTTAAAGGCGGTAGAGAGTGGAAGGCGGGGAACAACCTCGAGGAGCCGGTCGTTTGGAACAACGATGACGGTATCTGCAACCTCCCTCAGGTGTTCAAGACCAAGCTCCGCATTATCCATACGGTTTGCACCCTCTGCAGTGAACGGGAGTGTCACGACGGCGATCGTCAGGGCACCCTCTTCCCGTGCTGCTTTTGCAACGATCGGCGCAGAGCCGGTGCCGGTACCCCCGCCAAGGCCGGCGGTGACGAAGACCATGTGGCTTCCGGTGATGTTCTTATGAATATCATCCTCACTTTCGATGGCGGCCTCCTCACCACGTCGGGGAACAGCGCCTGCACCAAGCCCCTTCGTCGTCTGCCTGCCGATCAGAATTCTCTTGTCAGCACGGGTCATCGCAAGATGCTGTGCATCGGTGTTGACTGCGATCATCCGTGCACCATGGATATTCTCCTCAAACATCCTGGTGATGGTATTTGACCCGCCGCCGCCACATCCGACGACGGTGATGATGGTACGGAGACTCTGAAGGATATCATCAAAGTCGTCATCATCCATCTCTCCGACATGCTCTGAGCGCTCGGGAGCGTCTACTACAGGGGTGCCTTCATATGATGATGGGTGGGAAGCTGCCTCTTCAGCCTCCTCAATCTTCTTCCGTGATAATGCCTCTTCCACGATTGATCTCATGTATAACTCTCCAATCCCGGGATTTGTATCTCCTGTACCTCACAGGAACAGACCATAGCCGGCCTGATGACCCGATCTCCGACAGTGACAGTCTGCCCGTTGGCAAGCCTGCCGAAGAGCGGGCCAGGTGGTACCCCGAGCTTACGCGCGTACTCAGGGTTGAAACGATCTCTTCTGATGATAAGGCGATCACCCTCCATGACAGAATTATGATGTTTCGTAATCTGTTGTACACACAGGGTTATTAAATCACTTGCTAATTGTGATCCGCTCTCACGATACCCGATAAAGTCAGGGAGGGCAGGAGCCCCCCCTTTCTCAAGCCTGATGCATGGAGTGATGGTATTAAGGGAGGATATGAACTCTTCAGGGTGATACCTGAGCGCCTCGCTGAGGAGGGTATCCGGAAGAGAGATGATGGTGAGTTCCTCATGTTGATCGATCCCATGATTGCTCATCTTTGAGCCGGGGGCCGCCTTTTCTGCAAGATCTGAGGCGCTACACCAGATATTCCATGGAATATCACCCATAGCCCGAAGCGTACCTTCTGAGAGGATGCGGAGATCTGCTTCCCTGAGGAGGGCAGTGATATGATGTGCATCAGATGTGGAGACCGACTTCCTGTCGATATATCCGGCGACAGCCCCGCTCCTCTCCGCCATCCGACGGACAGTATCAATGGTGAGGCTTCCGGCCTCCCGGGAGTGGGCGATATGGCCAAATGCCCCGCGTGTCTCCGTGGCGATGGTCGACTGCCGCACCGCATAATGCGTCCCGCCAAACCCGATCATCGGGATTGCATCGGCTCCGGGTACTGCAGAAAGGACGCTCTTTGCGACGGCCCGTGCAGCCCTGGTATCATGCCACTCCACCTCGGTGCTACCAACCTCAACGAAGAGGGACGGGGTTGTCAGATCAGACGGGCCATGGTGTGTCACCTCATACCCGGCACGGTAGCCGGGAGGTGCAAATTGGAGAAGGTTCTTCAGTACAGCCTGCATCATCCCGGGATCAGCAGCGGCAAGTTCGTCGGGTTCTCCCCCATACGCAGCCTCACCGAAGTTCCCGGTCACATGAACCGTCAGGACAGGCTCAGGGCGGGTGCTGGTATGGCGGGAGAGGAAGATGATCCGATCGGCATCCACCTTCTGATCAAGTCCGCGCTCGTAGATGAGCCGCCCCTCAATCTCATGAATGATGATGCCATCGGAGAGGAGAGGCCATGCCGCCTCTCCCTCCTCATCGATGAGATCATGAATTGCAGCATGTATCAATACACCTGCCGGATCGATCCGTGAGTAAAGAAGCGCTGTAACCATACCGGGAAACGTACGCTCTGCACGGTAATGAGTCCTGCTCTTCCTGTCCGATCTGTAAATGCTATATCATAGGAACACAACGATACTTGTATGTCAGCAGATGCAGTAGCAGAGGCATTCAAAGCCGAAGGAATCGAGAAAGAGATCCAGTGTGAGATGGCATTTGCCATCTCCGAGAAGTACGGCATAGAGAAGTTCGATATCTCCCGGTACTGCAACAAAAACGGGATCAAAATTCGTGGTTGCCAGCTGGGTTGCTTCAAATGAGCAGGTTTCTCCGGGTCATTCCGGTTGCAGAGGCGATCACGTCGCTCCTTGCCATCGCACCGGATCCCGGTGTCGAGATGGTTGGACTGGAAGAGGCCCCGTTTCGCATTCTCGGTTCGGATATCACCGCACCAGATGATATGCCGGGTTTTGCCCGGTCAATCGTCGATGGATATGCCGTCACCGCTTCAGACACCGCCGGAGCAGGTGAGGCACTCCCCTCAATGCTCCTCAGCACCGGGAGGGTCGAGATGGGATCATCAGATCCGGGGGAGATCGGGCCTGGTTCATGCAGATATGTCCCGACGGGCGGAATGGTGCCAAAGGGCGCCGATGCCGTCGTCATGATAGAATACACCGAGGAGATGGGAGATCAGGTTCTGGTGAACAGACCAGCGGCCTCAGGTGAGAATATCGTCGCACCTGACGAGGACTTTACCAGGGGCGAGGTGATCCTTCAGGCCGGAAGAAGGATTCTCCCCCAGGATGCCGGTGTCCTTGCCGCCGCAGGTATCCTCTCCCTCCCGGTCAGGCAGGTACCGCGGATCGCGGTCATTGCAACAGGAGACGAACTTATTCCTCCGACCGCAGATCCATTGCCTGGCCAGGTGCGGGATGTCAACAGCATCGTCTGCGAGACCTTCATCAGGCAGTGCGGCTGTATCCCGGTCTCATGCGGCATCATCAGGGACAATCCTGCAGACCTCACATCCGCACTTCAGGAGGCGGTA
This genomic interval carries:
- a CDS encoding 50S ribosomal protein L11, encoding MAETVEVLVPGGRATAGPPLGPALGPLGINVKAVVDEINLKTKEFNGMTVPVTVEVDDKKNFTISVGIPPTTALILKEVGSEKGSSSPNTQPVGNLPLEAIIRIARMKQESMLSYDLRNAVKEVIGTCRSVGVTVEGMKSKDAIAAIDAGQFDDQLNA
- a CDS encoding transcription elongation factor Spt5 yields the protein MTEADNHYYAIKTTSKQERAVADSIFRTIERRLLDIKVSAVIVPEELKGYVIVESPEKHSRIQELVESIPSARSVVPGETSLEEVQHYLVPKPVVSGIEEGTIVELIAGPFKGEKAVVKRIDIGKEEITVELYESIVPIPITVRGDHVRVIERKGED
- a CDS encoding protein translocase SEC61 complex subunit gamma; this encodes MDMPEFKKPSLKGLNLNEELFRKYIRVLKLARTPTKEEFSKIALVAGIGILIIGLIGFILYEFMLILPS
- the ftsZ gene encoding cell division protein FtsZ, giving the protein MRSIVEEALSRKKIEEAEEAASHPSSYEGTPVVDAPERSEHVGEMDDDDFDDILQSLRTIITVVGCGGGGSNTITRMFEENIHGARMIAVNTDAQHLAMTRADKRILIGRQTTKGLGAGAVPRRGEEAAIESEDDIHKNITGSHMVFVTAGLGGGTGTGSAPIVAKAAREEGALTIAVVTLPFTAEGANRMDNAELGLEHLREVADTVIVVPNDRLLEVVPRLPLSTAFKVADEVLMKAVKGITELITLPGLVNLDFADVRSVMEQGGIAMIGMGESDSEDKAIDSVKKALRSPLLDVDISGATAALVNVVGGPDMTMSEAEGVVQEIYERIDPNARIIWGAQIDPAMQNRMRTMLIVTGVQSPQIYGKADYAAGSSRLHKQYDIDFLK
- a CDS encoding D-aminoacyl-tRNA deacylase; this encodes MVTALLYSRIDPAGVLIHAAIHDLIDEEGEAAWPLLSDGIIIHEIEGRLIYERGLDQKVDADRIIFLSRHTSTRPEPVLTVHVTGNFGEAAYGGEPDELAAADPGMMQAVLKNLLQFAPPGYRAGYEVTHHGPSDLTTPSLFVEVGSTEVEWHDTRAARAVAKSVLSAVPGADAIPMIGFGGTHYAVRQSTIATETRGAFGHIAHSREAGSLTIDTVRRMAERSGAVAGYIDRKSVSTSDAHHITALLREADLRILSEGTLRAMGDIPWNIWCSASDLAEKAAPGSKMSNHGIDQHEELTIISLPDTLLSEALRYHPEEFISSLNTITPCIRLEKGGAPALPDFIGYRESGSQLASDLITLCVQQITKHHNSVMEGDRLIIRRDRFNPEYARKLGVPPGPLFGRLANGQTVTVGDRVIRPAMVCSCEVQEIQIPGLESYT
- a CDS encoding molybdopterin molybdotransferase MoeA, which translates into the protein MSRFLRVIPVAEAITSLLAIAPDPGVEMVGLEEAPFRILGSDITAPDDMPGFARSIVDGYAVTASDTAGAGEALPSMLLSTGRVEMGSSDPGEIGPGSCRYVPTGGMVPKGADAVVMIEYTEEMGDQVLVNRPAASGENIVAPDEDFTRGEVILQAGRRILPQDAGVLAAAGILSLPVRQVPRIAVIATGDELIPPTADPLPGQVRDVNSIVCETFIRQCGCIPVSCGIIRDNPADLTSALQEAVQRADAVFISGGSSKDERDASAQVIAALGKVLVHGIAISPGKPTIIGDVAGRPVIGLPGHPSSAFIVLLAVAAPLLAAMSGRQMPLRSIPATLTAGIPSARGREDYVRVRLYDGEAHPLFSKSGLLHTLVQSDGYVIVPASSEGYEQGAAVEVILW